A single window of Sander lucioperca isolate FBNREF2018 chromosome 22, SLUC_FBN_1.2, whole genome shotgun sequence DNA harbors:
- the LOC116059273 gene encoding interferon-inducible GTPase 5-like, which translates to MDSPHDDEQMAKIKKELETNGCAAAAEMIQTYLDEQDNIQLNIGITGESGSGKSSFVNAFRGIHNKDEKRAAPTGVTETTTDPTPYPHPNHPNVTLWDLPGVGTTKFPADEYLKKVEFERFDFFIIISADRFRENDVKLAEEIQKMKKFYFVRSKIDHNIRDEEETQGSEFNEEETLKEIREDCIQGLEGRVESPQVFLVSSRKLHLYDFPLLEKTLEEELPAHKKHVLLLALPNVSLEIIIKKKEALQAGIKYRAAMSALGAAVPVPGLSFGTDMVMMVTTIRQYQVTFGLDSASLQRLAQTAGLPLDELRAVMTSPLAGKEINKDLIIKVLSSSVVDLSLTAAEEGFRFIPLFGIPAAMTLSSVSTYKSLNMFLNMLADDAQKVLEKALGLITTV; encoded by the exons ATGGATAGTCCACATGATGATGAACAAAtggcaaaaattaaaaaagaactgGAAACCAATGGATGCGCTGCAGCTGCTGAAATGATCCAGACTTATTTGGATGAACAGGATAATATTCAGCTAAATATTGGGATCACAGGAGAGTCTGGTTCTGGTAAATCCTCCTTTGTTAATGCCTTTAGAGGCATACACAACAAGGATGAGAAAAGAGCTGCCCCTACTGGTGTTACAGAAACCACCACAGATCCTACACCATACCCCCATCCAAATCATCCCAATGTTACACTTTGGGATCTTCCTGGTGTCGGCACCACCAAGTTTCCAGCTGACGAGTACCTGAAGAAGGTTGAATTCGAAAGGTTTGacttcttcatcatcatctcagCTGATCGCTTCAGAGAAAATGATGTGAAGCTCGCTGAGGAGATTCAGAAGATGAAGAAGTTCTACTTTGTTCGCTCAAAGATTGACCACAACATACGTGATGAGGAAGAAACTCAGGGGTCAGAGTTCAACGAAGAAGAGACCCTTAAAGAAATAAGGGAGGACTGCATTCAAG GTCTTGAAGGACGTGTTGAGTCTCCACAAGTCTTCCTGGTGTCCAGCCGTAAACTCCACCTGTATGATTTCCCTCTGTTAGAGAAAACCTTAGAGGAAGAACTTCCTGCACACAAGAAGCATGTTCTGCTGTTGGCCTTGCCCAATGTCAGTCTTGAAATAATCATAAAGAAGAAAGAAGCTTTACAGGCAGGAATAAAGTACCGTGCTGCTATGTCTGCACTCGGAGCAGCTGTACCAGTTCCTGGGCTCTCTTTTGGTACTGATATGGTCATGATGGTTACTACCATTAGACAGTACCAAGTTACCTTTGGTCTTGATAGCGCGTCACTGCAGCGTCTTGCTCAGACTGCAGGTCTGCCTCTGGATGAGCTTAGagcagtgatgacatcaccacTGGCtggaaaagaaataaacaaagatCTTATCATTAAGGTACTGAGCTCTTCTGTGGTTGACCTTTCATTAACAGCAGCAGAGGAAGGGTTTAGATTTATTCCATTATTTGGAATCCCAGCAGCAATGaccctctcttctgtctccacATACAAATCTCTCAACATGTTCCTCAACATGCTTGCTGACGATGCACAGAAGGTATTAGAAAAGGCCCTGGGTTTGATCACCACAGTGTGA
- the LOC116059259 gene encoding interferon-inducible GTPase 5-like, which produces MDPHDDEEMAKIQKELETNGSAAAAAKIQTYLDEQDNIQLNIGITGESGSGKSSFVNAFRGIHNRDKERAAPTGVTETTTDPTPYPHRNHPNVTLWDLPGIGTTKFPADEYLKKVEFERYDFFIIISADRFRENDVKLAEEIQKMKKKFYFVRSKIDHNIRDEEETQGSEFNEEETLKEMRENCIQGLKGRVESPQVFLVSSRKLHLYDFPLLEKTLEEELPAHKRNVLLLALPNVSLEIIIKKKEALQAKIKYLASLSALGEAAPVPGLSFGTDMTIMVTTIRQYQATFGLDSESLQRLAQIVGLPLDELRAVMTSPLAGKEINKDLIIKVLSSSVVDLSLTAAEEGFRFIPLFGIPAAMALSFVSTYKTLNMFLNMLADDSQKVFKKALGLDTTV; this is translated from the exons ATGGATCCACATGATGATGAAGAAATGGCAAAAATTCAAAAAGAACTGGAAACCAACGGATCcgctgcagctgctgcaaaGATCCAGACTTATTTGGATGAACAGGATAATATTCAGCTAAATATTGGGATCACAGGAGAGTCTGGTTCTGGTAAATCCTCCTTTGTTAATGCCTTTAGAGGCATACACAACAGAGATAAGGAAAGAGCCGCTCCTACTGGTGTTACAGAAACCACCACAGATCCTACACCATACCCTCATCGAAATCATCCCAATGTTACACTTTGGGATCTTCCTGGTATCGGCACCACCAAGTTTCCAGCTGACGAGTACCTGAAGAAGGTTGAATTCGAAAGGTATGacttcttcatcatcatctcagCTGATCGCTTCAGAGAAAATGATGTGAAGCTCGCTGAGGAGAttcagaagatgaagaagaagttCTACTTTGTTCGCTCAAAGATTGACCACAACATACGTGATGAAGAAGAAACTCAGGGGTCAGAGTTCAACGAAGAAGAGACCCTTAAAGAAATGAGGGAGAACTGTATTCAAG GTCTTAAAGGACGTGTTGAGTCTCCACAAGTCTTCCTGGTGTCCAGCCGTAAACTCCACCTGTATGATTTCCCTCTGTTAGAGAAAACCTTAGAGGAAGAACTTCCTGCACACAAGAGGAATGTTCTGCTGTTGGCCTTGCCCAATGTCAGTCTTGAAATAATCATAAAGAAGAAAGAAGCTTTACAGGCAAAAATAAAGTACCTTGCCAGTTTGTCTGCACTGGGAGAAGCTGCACCAGTTCCTGGGCTCTCTTTTGGTACTGATATGACCATCATGGTTACTACCATTAGACAGTACCAAGCTACCTTTGGTCTTGATAGCGAGTCACTGCAGCGTCTTGCTCAGATTGTAGGTCTGCCTCTGGATGAGCTTAGagcagtgatgacatcaccacTGGCtggaaaagaaataaacaaagatCTTATCATTAAGGTACTGAGCTCTTCTGTGGTTGACCTTTCATTAACAGCAGCAGAGGAAGGGTTTAGATTTATTCCATTATTTGGAATCCCAGCAGCAATGGCCCTCTCTTTTGTCTCCACATACAAAACTCTCAACATGTTCCTCAACATGCTTGCTGACGATTCACAGAAGGTATTTAAAAAGGCCCTGGGTTTGGACACCACAGTGTGA
- the LOC116059257 gene encoding interferon-inducible GTPase 5-like translates to MDPHDDEEMAKIQKELETNGSAAAAAKIQTYLDEQDNIQLNIAITGESGSGKSSFVNAFRGIHNRDKERAAPTGVTETTTDPTPYPHPNHPNVTLWDLPGIGTTKFPADEYLKKVEFERFDFFIIISADRFRENDVKLAQEIQKMKKKFYFVHSKIDHNIRDEEETQGSEFNEEETLKEIREDCIQGLKGRVESPQVFLVASRKLHLYDFPLLEKTLEEELPAHKKHVLLLALPNVSLEIIIKKKEALQARIKYRASLSALGAAVPVPGLSFDADMVMIAATIRQYQVTFGLDSASLQRLAQTAGLPLDELRAVMSSPLAGKEINKDLIIKVLCSSVTFVSLTAAEEGSRFIPFFGIPAAMTLSFVSTYTTLNMFLNMLADDSQKVFKKALGLNTTV, encoded by the exons ATGGATCCACATGATGATGAAGAAATGGCAAAAATTCAAAAAGAACTGGAAACCAACGGATCcgctgcagctgctgcaaaGATCCAGACTTATTTGGATGAACAGGATAATATTCAGCTAAATATTGCGATCACAGGAGAGTCTGGTTCTGGTAAATCCTCCTTTGTTAATGCCTTTAGAGGCATACACAACAGAGATAAGGAAAGAGCTGCCCCTACTGGTGTTACAGAAACCACCACAGATCCTACACCATACCCCCATCCAAATCATCCCAATGTTACACTTTGGGATCTTCCTGGTATCGGCACCACCAAGTTTCCAGCTGACGAGTACCTGAAGAAGGTTGAATTCGAAAGGTTTGacttcttcatcatcatctcagCTGATCGCTTCAGAGAAAATGATGTGAAGCTCGCTCAGGAGAttcagaagatgaagaagaagttCTACTTTGTTCACTCAAAGATTGACCACAACATACGTGATGAAGAAGAAACTCAGGGGTCAGAGTTCAACGAAGAAGAGACCCTTAAAGAAATAAGGGAGGACTGCATTCAAG GTCTTAAAGGACGTGTTGAGTCTCCACAAGTCTTCCTGGTGGCCAGCCGTAAACTCCACCTGTATGATTTCCCTCTGTTAGAGAAAACCTTAGAGGAAGAACTTCCTGCACACAAGAAGCATGTTCTGCTGTTGGCCTTGCCCAATGTCAGTCTTGAAATAATCATAAAGAAGAAAGAAGCTTTACAGGCAAGAATAAAGTACCGTGCCAGTTTGTCTGCACTCGGAGCAGCTGTACCAGTTCCTGGGCTTTCTTTTGATGCTGATATGGTCATGATTGCTGCTACCATTAGACAGTACCAAGTTACCTTTGGTCTTGATAGCGCGTCACTGCAGCGTCTTGCTCAGACTGCAGGTCTGCCTCTGGATGAGCTTAGAGCAGTGATGTCATCACCACTGGCtggaaaagaaataaacaaagatCTTATCATTAAGGTACTGTGCTCTTCTGTGACTTTCGTTTCATTAACGGCAGCAGAGGAAGGGTCTAGATTTATTCCATTTTTTGGAATCCCAGCAGCAATGACCCTCTCTTTTGTCTCCACATACACAACTCTCAACATGTTCCTCAACATGCTTGCTGACGATTCACAGAAGGTATTTAAAAAGGCCCTGGGTTTGAACACCACAGTGTGA
- the LOC116059272 gene encoding interferon-inducible GTPase 5-like, with product KTNGSAAAAAKIQTYLDEQDNIQLNIGITGESGSGKSSFVNAFRGIDNKDEKRAAPTGVTETTTDPTPYPHPNHPNVTLWDLPGVGTTKFPADEYLKKVEFERYDFFIIISADRFRENDVKLAEEIQKMKKKFYFVRSKIDHNIRDEEETQGSEFNEEETLKEIREDCIQGLKGRVESPQVFLVSSRKLHLYDFPLLEKTLEEELPAHKRNVLLLALPNVSLEIIIKKKEALQAGIKYLAAMSALGAAVPVSGLSFAADMIMMVTTIRQYQVTFGLDSESLQRLAQTAGLPLDELRAVMTSPLAGKEINKDLIIKVLSSSVVDLSLTAAEEGFRFIPLFGIPAAMALSFVSTYKTLNMFLNMLADDAQKVFKKALGLDTPV from the exons AAAACCAATGGATCCGCTGCAGCCGCTGCAAAGATCCAGACATATTTGGATGAACAGGATAATATTCAGCTAAATATTGGGATCACAGGAGAGTCTGGTTCTGGTAAATCCTCCTTTGTTAATGCCTTTAGAGGCATAGACAACAAGGATGAGAAAAGAGCTGCCCCTACTGGTGTTACAGAAACCACCACAGATCCTACACCATACCCCCATCCAAATCATCCCAATGTTACACTTTGGGATCTTCCTGGTGTCGGCACCACCAAGTTTCCAGCTGACGAGTACCTGAAGAAGGTTGAATTTGAAAGGTATGacttcttcatcatcatctcagCTGATCGCTTCAGAGAAAATGATGTGAAGCTCGCTGAGGAGAttcagaagatgaagaagaagttCTACTTTGTTCGCTCAAAGATTGACCACAACATACGTGATGAAGAAGAAACTCAGGGGTCAGAGTTCAACGAAGAAGAGACCCTTAAAGAAATAAGGGAGGACTGCATTCAAG GTCTTAAAGGACGTGTTGAGTCTCCACAAGTCTTCCTGGTGTCCAGCCGTAAACTCCACCTGTATGATTTCCCTCTGTTAGAGAAAACCTTAGAGGAAGAACTTCCTGCACACAAGAGGAATGTTCTGCTGTTGGCCTTGCCCAATGTCAGTCTTGAAATAATCATAAAGAAGAAAGAAGCTTTACAGGCAGGAATAAAGTACCTTGCTGCCATGTCTGCACTCGGAGCAGCTGTACCAGTCTCTGGGCTCTCTTTTGCTGCTGATATGATCATGATGGTTACTACCATTAGACAGTACCAAGTTACCTTTGGTCTTGATAGCGAGTCACTGCAGCGTCTTGCTCAGACTGCAGGTCTGCCTCTGGATGAGCTTAGagcagtgatgacatcaccacTGGCtggaaaagaaataaacaaagatCTTATCATTAAGGTACTGAGCTCTTCTGTGGTTGACCTTTCATTAACAGCAGCAGAGGAAGGGTTTAGATTTATTCCATTATTTGGAATCCCAGCAGCAATGGCCCTCTCTTTTGTCTCCACATACAAAACTCTCAACATGTTCCTCAACATGCTTGCTGACGATGCACAGAAGGTATTTAAAAAGGCCCTGGGTTTGGACACCCCAGTGTGA